A DNA window from Citrobacter tructae contains the following coding sequences:
- the ppx gene encoding exopolyphosphatase codes for MPIHDKSPRPQEFAAVDLGSNSFHMVIARVVDGAMQIIGRLKQRVHLADGLGEDNKLSEEAMERGLSCLSLFAERLQGFPPSSVCIVGTHTLRQALNATDFLKRAEKVIPYPIEIISGNEEARLIFMGVEHTQPEKGRKLVIDIGGGSTELVIGEDFEPKLVESRRMGCVSFAQMYFPGGIINRENFQRARMAAAQKLETLTWQFRIQGWNVALGASGTIKAAHEVLLEMGEKDGFITPERLEMLTSEVLKHTSFAALSMPGLSEERKAVFVPGLAILCGVFDALAIRELRLSDGALREGVLYEMEGRFRHQDVRSRTASSLANQYNIDSEQARRVLETTMQMYDQWHAQQPKLANPQLEALLKWAAMLHEVGLNINHSGLHRHSAYILQNSDLPGFNQEQQLMMATLVRYHRKAIKLDDLPRFTLFKKKQFLPLIQLLRLGVLLNNQRQATTTPPTLTLITDESHWTLRFPHDWFSQNALVLLDLEKEQQYWEGVTGWRLKIEEESSPDIAA; via the coding sequence ATGCCAATACACGACAAGTCACCACGACCGCAGGAGTTTGCTGCGGTCGACCTTGGTTCAAACAGTTTCCATATGGTTATTGCCCGCGTGGTTGATGGAGCAATGCAAATTATCGGGCGGCTGAAACAACGCGTACATCTGGCAGATGGACTCGGCGAAGACAATAAGCTGAGCGAAGAAGCCATGGAGCGCGGGTTAAGCTGTTTGTCATTGTTCGCGGAACGTCTGCAGGGCTTTCCCCCATCAAGCGTCTGTATTGTGGGAACCCATACGCTGCGTCAGGCGCTAAACGCCACCGATTTTCTCAAGCGCGCGGAAAAGGTCATCCCCTACCCGATTGAAATTATTTCCGGTAACGAAGAAGCTCGACTGATTTTTATGGGCGTTGAACATACCCAGCCGGAGAAAGGCCGTAAGCTGGTGATCGACATCGGTGGTGGTTCCACCGAACTGGTGATCGGTGAAGATTTCGAACCCAAACTGGTCGAAAGCCGTCGGATGGGCTGCGTCAGCTTTGCCCAAATGTATTTCCCGGGCGGCATTATCAACCGGGAAAACTTCCAGCGCGCCCGTATGGCGGCGGCACAGAAGCTGGAAACCTTAACCTGGCAGTTTCGTATTCAGGGCTGGAACGTGGCTCTAGGTGCCTCTGGTACTATCAAAGCAGCGCACGAGGTGCTGCTGGAGATGGGTGAGAAAGATGGTTTCATCACACCCGAACGCCTGGAAATGCTGACCAGTGAAGTCCTGAAGCACACCTCTTTTGCAGCGCTCAGTATGCCGGGGCTGTCCGAGGAACGAAAGGCGGTATTTGTCCCTGGCCTGGCTATCCTGTGCGGCGTTTTTGATGCACTGGCTATTCGTGAACTTCGACTTTCTGATGGTGCGCTTCGTGAAGGCGTGCTGTATGAAATGGAAGGCCGCTTTCGTCACCAGGACGTGCGCAGTCGTACCGCCAGCAGCCTGGCGAACCAGTACAACATCGACAGCGAACAGGCGCGACGCGTACTGGAAACCACCATGCAAATGTACGACCAGTGGCATGCGCAGCAGCCGAAACTGGCAAACCCGCAGCTGGAAGCGTTACTCAAATGGGCCGCGATGCTGCATGAAGTTGGGCTGAACATCAACCACAGCGGTTTGCATCGCCATTCTGCCTATATTTTACAAAACAGCGACTTACCCGGTTTTAACCAGGAACAGCAGCTAATGATGGCGACATTGGTTCGTTATCATCGCAAAGCAATTAAGCTGGACGATCTCCCTCGCTTTACGCTGTTCAAGAAGAAGCAGTTCCTGCCGCTCATCCAGTTATTGCGTCTGGGCGTCTTGCTGAATAATCAGCGTCAGGCGACGACAACGCCACCGACGCTCACGCTGATTACGGACGAGAGCCACTGGACCTTACGCTTCCCGCACGACTGGTTCAGCCAGAACGCGCTGGTATTGCTCGATCTGGAAAAAGAGCAGCAATACTGGGAAGGCGTAACGGGCTGGCGGCTTAAAATTGAAGAAGAAAGCTCACCCGATATCGCCGCGTGA
- the ppk1 gene encoding polyphosphate kinase 1, with protein MGQEKLYIEKELSWLAFNERVLQEAADKSNPLIERMRFLGIYSNNLDEFYKVRFAELKRRIIISEEQGSNSHSRHLLGKIQARVLKADQEFDGLYNELLLEMARNQIFLINERQLSVNQQSWLRHYFKQYLRQHITPILINRETDLVQFLKDDYTYLAVEIIRGDTIRYALLEIPSDKVPRFVNLPPETPRRRKPMILLDNILRYCLDDIFKGFFDYDTLNAYSMKMTRDAEYDLVHEMESSLMELMSSSLKQRLTAEPVRFVYQRDMPNALVEVLREKLTISRYDSIVPGGRYHNFKDFINFPNVGKANLVNKPLPRLRHIWFDNEKFRNGFDAIRERDVLLYYPYHTFEHVLELLRQASFDPSVLAIKINIYRVAKDSRIIDAMIHAAHNSKKVTVVVELQARFDEEANIHWAKRLTEAGVHVIFSAPGLKIHAKLFLISRKEGDEVVRYAHIGTGNFNEKTARLYTDYSLLTADSRITNEVRRVFNFIENPYRPVTFDYLLVSPQNSRRLLYAMIDKEIANAQQGRSSGITLKLNNLVDKGLVDRLYAASSSGVPVNLLIRGMCSLIPNLEGISDNIRVISIVDRYLEHDRVYIFENGGDKQVYLSSADWMTRNIDYRIEVATPLLDPHLKQRVLDIIEILFSDTVKARYIDKELSNRYVPRGNRRKVQSQLAIYDYIKSLEQPD; from the coding sequence ATGGGTCAGGAAAAGCTATACATCGAGAAAGAACTGAGCTGGTTAGCATTCAACGAACGCGTCCTGCAGGAAGCTGCTGATAAATCAAACCCGTTGATTGAACGGATGCGCTTTCTAGGCATCTATTCCAATAACCTCGACGAGTTTTATAAAGTTCGTTTTGCCGAACTTAAACGCCGCATCATTATTAGCGAAGAGCAGGGTTCTAACTCTCACTCCCGCCACCTGTTAGGCAAAATCCAGGCCCGCGTGCTGAAAGCCGATCAGGAATTCGACGGCCTGTACAATGAATTACTGCTGGAGATGGCGCGCAATCAAATATTCTTAATCAACGAGCGCCAGCTGTCTGTGAATCAACAGAGCTGGTTACGTCATTACTTCAAGCAATATCTGCGCCAGCACATTACGCCGATCTTGATTAACCGCGAGACTGATTTAGTCCAGTTTCTGAAAGATGACTATACCTATCTGGCCGTGGAGATCATTCGCGGTGATACCATTCGCTATGCGCTGCTGGAAATTCCTTCCGACAAAGTTCCCCGTTTTGTGAATCTGCCACCGGAAACTCCGCGCCGCCGCAAACCGATGATCCTGCTAGACAACATCTTGCGTTATTGCCTTGATGACATTTTCAAAGGGTTCTTTGATTACGATACGCTGAACGCTTATTCGATGAAAATGACCCGCGACGCCGAATATGATTTGGTGCACGAGATGGAATCCAGTCTGATGGAGCTCATGTCGTCCAGCCTGAAGCAGCGCCTGACTGCGGAGCCTGTGCGCTTTGTCTATCAGCGTGATATGCCCAATGCACTGGTCGAAGTCCTGCGTGAAAAACTGACGATCTCCCGCTACGATTCAATCGTCCCCGGCGGGCGTTACCATAACTTTAAAGACTTTATTAATTTCCCCAACGTTGGCAAAGCCAACCTGGTGAACAAGCCGCTGCCTCGCCTCCGCCATATCTGGTTTGATAACGAGAAATTCCGTAACGGATTCGATGCGATCCGCGAGCGCGATGTGCTGCTCTATTATCCGTATCATACTTTTGAACACGTACTTGAACTGCTGCGTCAGGCCTCGTTTGACCCGAGCGTACTGGCAATAAAAATCAACATTTACCGCGTGGCAAAAGACTCCCGTATCATCGACGCGATGATCCATGCTGCTCACAACAGTAAAAAAGTGACCGTGGTCGTGGAGCTGCAGGCGCGCTTCGATGAAGAAGCCAACATTCACTGGGCCAAGCGTCTGACCGAAGCGGGCGTTCATGTCATCTTCTCCGCACCGGGTCTGAAAATTCACGCCAAGCTGTTCCTTATCTCGCGTAAAGAAGGCGATGAGGTTGTACGCTACGCCCATATCGGTACCGGGAACTTCAACGAAAAAACGGCGCGGTTGTACACCGACTACTCGTTGCTGACCGCCGATTCGCGCATTACCAACGAAGTACGTCGGGTGTTCAACTTTATCGAAAACCCCTATCGCCCGGTGACTTTCGATTATCTGCTGGTCTCACCGCAGAACTCACGGCGTCTGCTGTACGCGATGATTGACAAAGAGATCGCCAATGCGCAGCAAGGACGCTCTTCCGGCATTACGTTAAAACTGAATAACCTGGTCGATAAGGGTCTCGTTGACCGCCTCTATGCGGCGTCCAGTTCGGGCGTGCCGGTTAATTTGCTGATCCGTGGCATGTGCTCCCTGATCCCCAATCTGGAAGGCATCAGTGACAACATTCGCGTTATCAGCATCGTTGACCGCTACCTTGAACATGACCGGGTCTATATCTTCGAGAACGGTGGCGATAAACAGGTGTACCTGTCCTCTGCGGACTGGATGACGCGAAACATTGATTATCGTATTGAGGTGGCCACGCCGCTGCTGGATCCACACCTCAAGCAACGCGTACTGGATATTATCGAGATCCTGTTCAGCGATACGGTAAAAGCCCGTTACATAGATAAAGAACTGAGTAATCGCTACGTGCCACGAGGAAACCGCCGTAAGGTTCAGTCACAATTGGCGATTTATGACTACATCAAATCACTCGAGCAACCTGACTAA
- the purN gene encoding phosphoribosylglycinamide formyltransferase, whose translation MKNIVVLISGNGSNLQAIIDACKHKKINGTVRAVFSNKADAFGLERAQEAGIPAHSLEAGQFTSRDAFDRQLIQEIDAYAPDVVVLAGYMRILSPAFVAHYAGRLLNIHPSLLPKYPGLHTHRQVLENGDEEHGTSVHFVTDELDGGPVILQAKVPVFDGDSEDDVTARVQAQEHAIYPLVVSWFIDGRLKMHDNAAWLDGNRLSPQGYAADHD comes from the coding sequence ATGAAAAACATTGTGGTGCTCATTTCCGGCAACGGAAGCAATTTGCAGGCGATAATCGACGCCTGCAAACACAAAAAAATCAATGGCACCGTACGCGCAGTATTCAGTAACAAGGCCGACGCGTTCGGCCTTGAACGTGCGCAAGAAGCCGGTATTCCGGCTCATTCGCTGGAAGCTGGCCAATTTACCAGCCGTGACGCATTCGATCGCCAACTGATACAAGAAATTGATGCCTATGCACCTGATGTCGTCGTGCTGGCCGGGTATATGCGCATCCTCAGCCCGGCGTTTGTTGCCCACTACGCCGGTCGTTTGCTGAATATCCACCCCTCTCTGTTGCCCAAATACCCCGGCCTGCATACGCATCGCCAGGTGCTGGAAAACGGCGATGAAGAGCACGGGACCTCCGTTCATTTTGTCACTGATGAACTGGATGGTGGGCCGGTTATTCTCCAGGCGAAAGTACCGGTGTTTGACGGCGATAGCGAAGATGACGTGACGGCCCGCGTGCAGGCGCAGGAACATGCCATCTATCCGCTGGTGGTCAGCTGGTTTATCGATGGTCGCCTGAAAATGCACGATAACGCAGCCTGGCTGGACGGTAATCGCCTCTCACCACAAGGCTATGCGGCCGATCACGACTGA
- the purM gene encoding phosphoribosylformylglycinamidine cyclo-ligase — MTDKTSLSYKDAGVDIDAGNALVDRIKGVVKKTRRPEVMGGLGGFGALCALPQKYREPVLVSGTDGVGTKLRLAMDLKRHDTIGIDLVAMCVNDLVVQGAEPLFFLDYYATGKLDVDTAASVINGIAEGCLQSGCALVGGETAEMPGMYHGEDYDVAGFCVGVVEKSEIIDGSKVADGDVLIALGSSGPHSNGYSLVRKIVEVSGCDPETTELDGKSLADHLLAPTRIYVKSILELIEKVDVHAIAHLTGGGFWENIPRVLPDNTQAVINESSWQWPAVFNWLQAAGNVSQHEMYRTFNCGVGMIIALPEAEVENALALLNAKGENAWRIGIIKASDSEQRVVIE; from the coding sequence GTGACCGATAAAACCTCTCTTAGCTACAAAGATGCCGGTGTTGATATTGACGCAGGGAATGCTCTGGTCGATCGAATCAAAGGCGTAGTAAAGAAAACCCGCCGCCCGGAAGTTATGGGTGGTTTGGGTGGCTTCGGTGCGCTGTGCGCATTGCCGCAAAAATATCGTGAACCGGTACTGGTTTCCGGCACTGACGGCGTAGGAACAAAACTGCGTCTGGCGATGGATCTGAAGCGCCACGATACCATCGGCATTGACCTGGTGGCGATGTGCGTCAACGACCTCGTGGTTCAGGGTGCTGAGCCGCTGTTTTTCCTCGACTACTACGCCACGGGCAAACTGGACGTCGATACCGCAGCCAGCGTGATTAACGGTATTGCCGAAGGTTGCCTGCAGTCCGGCTGTGCGCTGGTCGGTGGCGAGACCGCTGAAATGCCGGGGATGTATCACGGTGAAGATTATGACGTGGCCGGTTTCTGCGTTGGCGTGGTCGAGAAATCAGAAATCATCGACGGCTCAAAAGTGGCTGATGGCGATGTGCTGATTGCGCTGGGTTCCAGCGGCCCGCATTCCAACGGTTATTCTCTGGTGCGTAAGATCGTTGAAGTCAGCGGCTGCGACCCGGAAACAACCGAACTGGATGGTAAATCACTGGCCGATCACCTGCTGGCACCAACCCGCATTTATGTGAAATCAATTCTGGAACTGATCGAGAAGGTTGATGTGCATGCTATTGCACACCTGACCGGCGGTGGTTTCTGGGAAAATATCCCGCGCGTCCTGCCAGATAACACCCAGGCGGTGATCAACGAATCCTCATGGCAGTGGCCAGCCGTCTTTAACTGGCTGCAAGCGGCGGGTAACGTCAGCCAGCATGAGATGTATCGCACCTTCAACTGCGGCGTAGGCATGATTATCGCCCTGCCGGAAGCAGAAGTGGAAAATGCCCTCGCCCTGCTGAATGCAAAAGGTGAAAACGCGTGGAGAATCGGTATCATCAAAGCATCTGATTCCGAACAGCGTGTGGTCATTGAATGA
- the upp gene encoding uracil phosphoribosyltransferase — protein sequence MKIVEVKHPLVKHKLGLMRENDISTKRFRELASEVGSLLTYEATAGLETEKVTIEGWNGPVEVDQIKGKKITVVPILRAGLGMMEGVLENVPSARISVVGMYRNEETLEPVPYFQKLVSNIDERMALIVDPMLATGGSVIATIDLLKNAGCSSIKVLVLVAAPEGIAALEKAHPDVELYTASIDQGLNEHGYIIPGLGDAGDKIFGTK from the coding sequence ATGAAGATCGTGGAAGTCAAACACCCACTCGTCAAACACAAGCTGGGATTGATGCGTGAAAACGACATCAGCACTAAACGCTTTCGTGAACTCGCCTCGGAAGTTGGCAGTCTGCTGACTTATGAAGCAACCGCTGGTCTGGAAACCGAAAAGGTGACCATTGAGGGCTGGAACGGTCCGGTTGAAGTTGACCAAATTAAAGGTAAAAAAATTACCGTTGTGCCGATCCTGCGTGCGGGTCTGGGCATGATGGAAGGCGTCCTGGAAAACGTCCCGAGTGCGCGTATCAGCGTTGTCGGTATGTATCGTAACGAAGAGACGCTGGAGCCAGTTCCGTACTTCCAGAAATTGGTTTCTAACATCGATGAGCGTATGGCGCTGATCGTTGACCCGATGCTGGCAACCGGCGGTTCCGTTATCGCCACTATTGATCTGCTGAAAAACGCAGGCTGCAGCAGCATTAAAGTGCTGGTCCTGGTTGCGGCGCCGGAAGGTATCGCCGCACTGGAAAAAGCGCACCCGGATGTTGAGCTGTATACCGCATCTATCGACCAGGGGCTGAACGAGCACGGATACATTATTCCGGGACTCGGCGATGCCGGCGATAAGATTTTTGGTACCAAGTAA
- the uraA gene encoding uracil permease yields the protein MTRRAIGVSERPPLLQTIPLSLQHLFAMFGATVLVPVLFHINPATVLLFNGIGTLLYLFICKGKIPAYLGSSFAFISPVLLLLPLGYEVALGGFIMCGVLFCLVSFIVKKAGTGWLDVMFPPAAMGAIVAVIGLELAGVAAGMAGLLPAEGQMPDSKTIIISMVTLGVTVFGSVLFRGFMAIIPILIGVLAGYALSFVMGVVDTTPIAEAHWFALPTFYTPRFEWVAILTILPAALVVIAEHVGHLVVTANIVKKDLIRDPGLHRSMFANGLSTVISGFFGSTPNTTYGENIGVMAITRVYSTWVIGGAAIFAILLSCVGKLAAAIQIIPLPVMGGVSLLLYGVIGASGIRVLIESKVDYNKAQNLILTSVILIIGVSGAKVHIGAAELKGMALATIVGVCLSLIFKVISLLRPEEVVLDAEDADSPQH from the coding sequence ATGACGCGCCGTGCTATCGGGGTGAGTGAAAGACCGCCGCTTTTACAGACAATCCCGCTTAGTTTGCAGCACCTGTTCGCCATGTTTGGCGCCACGGTACTGGTGCCAGTCCTGTTTCATATCAACCCGGCTACCGTCCTGCTGTTCAACGGCATTGGTACGTTACTGTATCTCTTTATTTGTAAGGGGAAAATCCCTGCCTATCTGGGGTCCAGCTTCGCCTTTATCTCTCCGGTACTGCTGCTGCTGCCGTTAGGGTATGAAGTGGCACTTGGCGGATTTATTATGTGTGGCGTGCTGTTCTGTCTGGTTTCTTTCATCGTCAAGAAAGCAGGAACCGGCTGGCTGGATGTGATGTTCCCGCCTGCGGCAATGGGCGCAATCGTTGCCGTCATTGGCCTGGAGCTGGCGGGTGTCGCTGCGGGGATGGCGGGTTTGCTGCCTGCCGAAGGACAAATGCCGGATTCTAAAACCATTATCATCTCGATGGTGACGCTGGGTGTAACGGTATTTGGTTCGGTACTGTTCCGCGGTTTTATGGCGATTATCCCTATTCTGATTGGTGTGCTGGCGGGCTATGCGCTTTCCTTCGTGATGGGCGTCGTGGACACCACGCCGATTGCCGAGGCTCACTGGTTTGCCCTGCCGACTTTCTACACGCCGCGCTTTGAATGGGTGGCTATTCTGACTATCCTGCCTGCTGCTCTGGTGGTGATTGCTGAACACGTAGGACACCTGGTGGTGACGGCCAATATCGTGAAGAAAGATTTGATTCGCGATCCCGGTCTGCACCGTTCGATGTTCGCCAACGGTCTGTCGACGGTGATCTCCGGCTTCTTTGGTTCGACACCTAACACCACCTACGGTGAGAACATCGGCGTGATGGCGATTACCCGCGTGTACAGTACCTGGGTGATTGGCGGGGCGGCAATTTTTGCCATTCTGCTCTCTTGTGTGGGTAAACTGGCCGCCGCGATCCAGATAATCCCGCTGCCGGTCATGGGCGGAGTCTCGCTGCTGCTTTACGGGGTGATTGGTGCGTCGGGTATCCGCGTGTTAATCGAATCAAAAGTCGATTACAACAAAGCGCAAAACCTGATCCTGACGTCGGTTATTCTGATCATCGGTGTGAGCGGTGCGAAGGTTCACATCGGAGCCGCTGAGCTGAAAGGGATGGCGCTGGCGACCATTGTCGGCGTTTGTCTGAGCCTGATTTTCAAAGTAATCAGCCTGCTGCGCCCGGAAGAAGTTGTCCTCGACGCTGAAGATGCTGACAGCCCGCAACACTAA
- a CDS encoding DnaA inactivator Hda, which yields MNTPAQLSLPLYLPDDETFASFWPGDNSSLLAALQNVLRQEHSGYIYLWSREGAGRSHLLHAACAELSQRGDAVGYVPLDKRTWFVPEVLDGMEHLSLVCIDNIECVAGDDLWEMAIFDLYNRILESGKTRLLITGDRPPRQLNLGLPDLASRLDWGQIYKLQPLSDEDKLQALQLRARLRGFELPEDVGRFLLKRLDREMRTLFMTLDQLDHASISAQRKLTIPFVKEILKL from the coding sequence CTGAACACACCGGCACAGCTCTCTCTGCCACTTTATCTTCCTGACGATGAAACCTTCGCAAGTTTCTGGCCGGGGGATAACTCCTCTTTACTGGCCGCGCTGCAAAACGTGCTGCGTCAGGAGCATAGCGGGTATATCTATCTCTGGTCGCGTGAAGGCGCGGGCCGTAGCCATTTGCTGCATGCAGCATGCGCCGAGCTTTCTCAGCGCGGTGATGCGGTAGGTTATGTCCCGTTGGATAAGCGCACGTGGTTTGTACCGGAAGTGCTTGATGGCATGGAGCATTTATCGCTGGTGTGCATCGATAACATCGAATGCGTGGCCGGGGATGACCTGTGGGAAATGGCGATCTTCGATCTCTACAACCGCATCTTGGAATCAGGGAAAACCCGCCTGCTGATCACCGGCGATCGTCCACCAAGGCAGTTGAATCTCGGACTGCCGGATCTGGCTTCTCGTCTGGACTGGGGACAAATCTACAAGCTTCAACCGCTCTCGGATGAAGATAAGCTTCAGGCATTGCAATTACGCGCCAGGCTGCGCGGGTTCGAACTGCCGGAAGACGTGGGCCGCTTCCTGCTAAAACGTCTGGATCGCGAAATGCGTACTTTGTTTATGACGCTGGATCAACTGGATCATGCGTCAATCAGCGCTCAGCGCAAACTGACCATTCCGTTCGTCAAAGAGATTTTGAAACTGTAA
- the arsC gene encoding arsenate reductase (glutaredoxin) (This arsenate reductase requires both glutathione and glutaredoxin to convert arsenate to arsenite, after which the efflux transporter formed by ArsA and ArsB can extrude the arsenite from the cell, providing resistance.), whose product MTDAIKIYHNPRCSKSRETLELLKSNGVKPEVVLYLDAPADAATLRNLLQMLGMSSARELMRKKEDLYSSLNLADGSLSEEALIQAMVENPKLIERPIVVANGQARIGRPPEQVLEIIA is encoded by the coding sequence ATGACTGACGCGATTAAAATCTACCATAACCCACGTTGCTCAAAGAGCCGTGAGACGCTGGAATTACTGAAATCTAACGGTGTGAAGCCGGAAGTGGTGCTGTATCTCGACGCCCCTGCGGACGCGGCAACCCTGCGTAATCTGCTGCAAATGCTGGGCATGTCCAGCGCGCGCGAGCTAATGCGCAAGAAAGAAGATCTCTATTCGTCGCTCAATCTGGCGGACGGTAGTCTGAGTGAAGAGGCGCTGATTCAGGCGATGGTGGAAAACCCGAAACTGATAGAGCGCCCGATTGTGGTCGCCAACGGTCAGGCACGAATTGGGCGTCCACCGGAGCAGGTGCTGGAAATCATCGCTTAA
- the bepA gene encoding beta-barrel assembly-enhancing protease — protein MFRQLKKNLVATLIAALALGQVAPAFADTADTLPDMGTSAGSTLSIGQEMQMGDYYVRQLRGSAPLINDPLLTQYINTLGMRLVAHADSVKTPFHFFLINNDEINAFAFFGGNVVLHSALFRYSDNESQLASVMAHEISHVTQRHLARAMEDQKRSAPLTWVGALGSILLAMASPQAGMAALTGTLAGTRQGMISFTQQNEQEADRIGIQVLQRSGFDPQAMPTFLEKLLDQARYSTRPPEILLTHPLPESRLADARNRANQMRPTVVQSSEDFYLAKARTLGMYNSGRNQLSSDLLDNWAKGNVREQRAAQYGRALQAMEDSKYDEARKALQPLLTADPNNAWYLDLATDIDLGQKKTSDAINRLKNARDLRVNPVLQLNLANAYLQAGQAKEAATILNRYTFNHKDDGNGWDLLAQTEATLNNRDQELAARAEGYALAGRLDQAISMLSSASSQVKLGSQQQARYDARIDQLRQLQERFKPYTKM, from the coding sequence ATGTTCAGGCAGTTGAAAAAAAACCTGGTTGCTACCCTCATTGCTGCACTGGCCCTCGGTCAGGTCGCGCCCGCATTTGCTGACACTGCGGACACCCTACCGGATATGGGAACCTCAGCAGGAAGCACGCTTTCCATCGGACAGGAAATGCAGATGGGCGATTATTACGTGCGCCAGCTGCGCGGCAGTGCGCCGTTAATTAACGATCCTTTGCTGACTCAATACATTAATACTCTGGGGATGCGTCTGGTCGCACACGCAGACTCCGTCAAAACCCCTTTCCATTTCTTTTTGATTAATAACGATGAAATAAACGCCTTTGCCTTCTTTGGCGGCAACGTGGTGCTGCACTCTGCGCTTTTCCGCTATTCCGATAACGAAAGCCAGCTGGCGTCGGTAATGGCGCACGAAATTTCTCACGTCACACAGCGTCACCTGGCGCGCGCTATGGAAGACCAAAAACGCTCTGCGCCGCTGACCTGGGTTGGCGCGCTGGGTTCTATTCTGTTGGCGATGGCCAGCCCGCAGGCGGGGATGGCGGCACTAACAGGTACGCTGGCAGGCACCCGCCAGGGGATGATCAGCTTTACGCAACAAAATGAACAGGAAGCAGATCGCATCGGTATTCAAGTCCTGCAACGTTCAGGGTTTGATCCGCAGGCCATGCCGACGTTTCTGGAAAAACTGCTCGATCAGGCACGCTATTCCACACGCCCGCCTGAAATTCTGCTGACGCACCCCCTGCCAGAAAGTCGTCTGGCGGATGCGCGTAACCGTGCTAACCAGATGCGTCCGACGGTGGTGCAATCCTCGGAAGATTTTTACCTGGCAAAAGCGCGAACCCTGGGCATGTACAACTCGGGTCGCAACCAGTTGAGCAGCGATCTGCTGGATAACTGGGCAAAAGGAAATGTCCGTGAACAGCGGGCAGCGCAATATGGCCGGGCGTTACAGGCAATGGAAGACAGTAAATACGATGAGGCGCGTAAAGCGCTGCAGCCGCTGCTGACAGCCGATCCGAACAATGCCTGGTACCTTGATCTGGCTACCGATATCGATCTCGGTCAGAAGAAAACCAGCGATGCCATTAACCGCCTGAAAAACGCCCGCGATCTGCGCGTCAATCCGGTATTGCAGCTTAATCTGGCTAATGCCTATTTGCAGGCTGGTCAGGCCAAAGAAGCAGCAACCATCCTGAATCGTTATACGTTTAATCATAAAGATGACGGTAACGGCTGGGATCTGTTAGCGCAAACAGAAGCGACGCTGAATAACCGCGATCAGGAACTGGCGGCGCGCGCGGAAGGATATGCGCTGGCGGGACGTCTTGACCAGGCAATTTCTATGCTCAGCAGCGCAAGCTCGCAGGTGAAGCTGGGGAGCCAGCAGCAGGCCCGATACGATGCCCGTATTGATCAGCTACGCCAGCTACAAGAGCGCTTTAAACCGTATACGAAGATGTAA